The following proteins are co-located in the Hemitrygon akajei chromosome 25, sHemAka1.3, whole genome shotgun sequence genome:
- the LOC140716499 gene encoding N-acetyllactosaminide beta-1,3-N-acetylglucosaminyltransferase 2-like — translation MRFSRLQIGVLAVMGFALLNIFLNGSPKFLRQSLGENRSPKNALDAHLPTARALVPLLNISAAFRNFVPVKKSFWNQKQHQLFQTLEGLHSRGATEYVPPQECNQTGLEVEIPDIRTYSPDHRDFAYYMSCREHPQKIDHQDKCSGKVFLLLAVKSMAPNFERRQAIRVTWGREMRVGGAQVRTVFLVGSASNLGHGPDLQKLLNFEDHLHGDILQWEFKDTLYNLTLKDNLFLKWATVHCPSVQYIFKGDDDIFLNTRAVLDYLQSLNRNQSKRLYVGQTIVNASPLRDVKNKYSVPVSFYDGAYPTYVGGGGFLYSGSLVRSLYEVSHYIPFYPIDDVFTGMCFSALGISPLHHQGFRTFDIDAKHRADPCTYINLILVHQRSPLQTMELWKSLQNPELRC, via the coding sequence ATGAGATTTTCCCGGTTACAGATCGGTGTGCTGGCAGTGATGGGATTTGCCCTTCTGAACATCTTCCTGAACGGGAGTCCCAAGTTCCTGCGCCAAAGTCTGGGAGAGAACCGCAGCCCCAAGAACGCCCTGGACGCTCACCTCCCCACCGCCCGAGCCCTTGTCCCCCTGCTGAACATCTCCGCTGCGTTCAGGAACTTCGTCCCGGTGAAGAAGAGCTTCTGGAACCAAAAGCAGCACCAGCTATTCCAAACATTGGAGGGCCTCCATTCCCGAGGCGCTACTGAGTACGTCCCGCCACAGGAATGCAACCAGACTGGCCTAGAGGTGGAGATCCCCGACATACGGACCTACTCCCCAGACCATAGGGACTTTGCATACTACATGAGCTGCAGAGAACACCCTCAGAAGATCGACCACCAGGACAAGTGCAGCGGCAAAGTCTTCCTGCTGCTGGCGGTCAAGTCCATGGCGCCCAACTTTGAGAGGAGGCAGGCCATCCGCGTCACCTGGGGCAGGGAGATGAGGGTCGGGGGGGCCCAGGTCCGCACCGTCTTCCTGGTGGGCTCGGCCTCCAACCTGGGTCACGGGCCCGACCTGCAGAAGCTGCTGAACTTTGAGGACCACCTCCACGGAGATATCCTCCAGTGGGAGTTCAAGGACACCCTGTACAACCTCACACTGAAGGATAACCTGTTCCTCAAGTGGGCCACCGTCCACTGCCCCTCCGTCCAGTACATCTTCAAGGGGGACGACGACATCTTCCTCAACACCCGCGCGGTCCTAGATTACCTCCAGTCGCTGAACAGAAACCAGAGCAAGCGGCTCTACGTCGGGCAGACGATCGTGAACGCCAGCCCTCTGCGCGATGTGAAGAATAAGTACAGCGTCCCTGTGTCGTTCTACGATGGAGCCTACCCGACCTACGTTGGGGGCGGGGGGTTCCTCTATTCGGGCAGCTTGGTCCGGTCGCTCTACGAGGTTTCGCACTACATTCCCTTCTACCCCATCGACGATGTCTTCACTGGCATGTGCTTCAGCGCGCTGGGGATCAGCCCTCTGCATCACCAGGGCTTCAGGACCTTCGACATCGACGCCAAACACCGGGCAGACCCGTGCACCTACATCAATCTGATCCTCGTCCACCAGCGCAGCCCCCTCCAGACCATGGAGCTCTGGAAGAGCCTACAGAACCCCGAGCTCAGGTGCTAG